A window of the Ogataea parapolymorpha DL-1 chromosome V, whole genome shotgun sequence genome harbors these coding sequences:
- a CDS encoding DNA repair protein RAD59 gives MYLIRTETERFHKERHELLMRRSLEQQYEEEASRPASEEAGLQFFPDITRWDIIEIQEWAGCVDLKPASVWSVGAINTFYHLLERRSNEKQKFGHLRGFALFTNAPINAVIEIANKSFGFNQWESSLVEDTGRVVRYRKHEFDDERGYRYDLEYAIDTCLRLADGTVARKTGFGVAQWMPSKGLAFSYAKKQAATDGLKACFYAMVALLEQYEEKLIEGYYD, from the coding sequence ATGTATTTGATCAGAACTGAAACTGAACGTTTTCACAAGGAACGGCACGAACTGCTAATGCGCAGGTCGCTCGAACAGCAGTATGAAGAAGAGGCAAGTAGACCTGCttctgaagaagctggccTGCAATTCTTTCCTGATATCACCAGGTGGGATATCATCGAAATCCAGGAATGGGCCGGGTGCGTCGACCTGAAACCTGCCTCTGTGTGGTCTGTGGGCGCCATCAACACGTTTTATCATCTTCTCGAGCGCAGGTCCAACGAGAAGCAAAAGTTCGGGCATCTTCGAGGGTTTGCCCTATTCACTAATGCACCCATCAATGCGGTAATCGAGATTGCCAACAAGTCGTTTGGATTCAACCAGTGGGAGAGCTCCTTGGTGGAGGACACAGGACGGGTAGTGCGATACAGAAAGCACGAGTTCGACGACGAACGAGGCTATCGGTACGACCTAGAGTATGCTATTGACACATGTCTCAGATTGGCAGATGGGACGGTAGCACGAAAAACAGGGTTTGGAGTGGCGCAATGGATGCCGTCAAAGGGGCTGGCATTTTCTTATGCCAAGAAACAGGCTGCTACAGACGGGCTGAAGGCCTGCTTTTATGCAATGGTTGCTCTTTTGGAACAGTATGAAGAGAAACTTATCGAAGGTTATTATGATTGA
- a CDS encoding putative membrane protein, which yields MFARAIARESRQSTRQFSSSVAKLNGHHFPEGPYSNLPFKVHNRRIPYAVPHFLFFAIGFGIPVFAAYVQLKRSGNI from the exons ATGTTTGCCAGAGCCATTGCAAGAGAGTCCAGACAGAGCACCAGACAATTTTCGTCCTCCGTGGCCAAGCTTAATGGCCACCACTTCCCAGAGGGTCCATACAGCAACTTGCCTTTCAAAGTTCACAACAGAAGAATTCCATACGCCGTTCCACATTTCTTATTTTTCG CTATTGGATTCGGTATCcctgtttttgctgcttACGTTCAGTTGAAGAGATCCGGAAACATCTGA
- a CDS encoding Pentafunctional AROM polypeptide — MTTRVEKVKILGAETIHVGYQMREHVCEEIVANKASSTYVLITDSNIVNAGHLDAYKSSMLGAINRLRPEARLLTYVVSPGESNKNRATKAAIEDYLLSQGCTRDTFIIAIGGGVIGDMIGFVAATFMRGVRFAQVPTTLLSMVDSSIGGKTAVDTPLGKNFIGSFWQPDYVFADISFLETLPEREFINGMAEVIKTAAIWDEAEFARLEKHTEVFLEVVKNRKPDNTVDLTPILDHIFKLVLGSIKVKAEVVSLDEREGGLRNLLNFGHSIGHAYEAILTPQALHGECVAIGAVKEAELSRYLGILPPVGVSRLAKCFAGYGLPISLDDKVLQSRINGKKCPVEVLLKKMSVDKKNDGSKKKVVLLKSIGECYEPKASYVNDEDLRVVLTDEILVKPFKNVHQDVVVTPPGSKSISNRALVMAALGKGVCKIKNLLHSDDTAHMLTAMTALKAATVSWEDKGETLVLNGNGGQLVACDEEIYLGNAGTASRFLTSVASLVGVNGDLDHVVLTGNKWMQKRPIGPLVDALRENGSSIEYQNNEGSLPLKIRCGKGLKGGRIELEATISSQYVSSILICAPYADEPVTLALVGGKPISQLYIDMTIRMMSAFGIHVTKSTTEEHTYHIPKGSYVNPSEYVIESDASSATYPLAFAAMNGTKCTIPNIGSASLQGDSRFAVEVLKPMGCIVTQTETSTTVQGPPVGQLKPLPLVDMEPMTDAFLTASVVAAIANDQTQTTSIVGIANQRVKECNRIAAMRIQLAKFGVKAEELEDGIKIYGINYKDLKTPERPGIYPYDDHRVAMSFSLLAGFCKDPVIIQERRCTAKTWPGWWDVLHTQFGAQLDGYEPEHTKSVVAQGNGDRSIVVVGMRAAGKTSMSNVIAQRIGFKYVDLDDEFEKIVGKTVKQYVQETSWEEFRRKELELTRKYLTEHGSGHVIATGGGIVETPEARELLKGYAKTGIVLHLQRDIGETISFLSEKDTSRPAYQEEIQSVWLRRRGWYDECSNYHFFSPHCGSPQEFDTLKRSMALFIEEITGIKSVEVPQKTSFFVCLTYPDLKEALADLEDITTGCDAVELRVDLLKSYDVTDVSEQVGLLRNHTSLPIVFTVRSVSQGGKFPDGDYDKVQELCELAFKLGVGFLDLELSLPEGLLDTLCSKRRFTKIIGSHHDFAGAFKWDSAEWESKYLLATRLNVDVVKFVGMAKEYKDNYLLEQFRESHTERPLIAINMGQYGQYSRVVNPVLTPVTHERLPNASAPGQLSIKQIFQARSLIGLETPKHFCIVGEPIGHSRSPALHQAAYEVFGLPHTFGKFETSDAQLVKEKVLSDPNFGGCAITIPLKVDMMKYADELSESAKTIGAINTLIPLGNGKFRGDNTDWLGITQSFTNNGCTSKITGNGLVIGAGGTSRAAVFALHQMGCQKIYVLNRTASKIADIKAHFPESYNIEILDSLESVKKIDQILLVVSTIPGYNEIELAFQEKIETALSKGGSPKMLLEAAYKPLETPIMKLASTKYGWKVIPGREMLVNQGIHQFARFNGLKPPFEPVYEAVIR, encoded by the coding sequence ATGACGACTCGCGTTGAAAAAGTGAAAATTCTGGGTGCAGAAACCATCCATGTCGGGTACCAAATGAGAGAACATGTGTGTGAGGAGATCGTTGCAAACAAAGCCTCCTCTACATATGTGCTCATCACCGACTCCAATATCGTCAATGCCGGCCATCTCGATGCTTACAAGTCTAGCATGCTGGGGGCCATAAATAGATTGAGACCTGAAGCGCGGCTGCTGACTTATGTGGTGTCGCCTGGCGAATCCAACAAAAATCGTGCCACCAAAGCCGCGATCGAAGACTACCTGCTTTCTCAAGGATGCACCAGAGACACCTTCATTATTGCTATTGGTGGAGGAGTTATTGGCGACATGATTGGATTTGTGGCGGCAACTTTCATGAGGGGCGTTCGGTTTGCCCAAGTGCCAACCACACTTCTCTCCATGGTGGACTCCTCGATTGGAGGAAAGACTGCCGTGGATACTCCGCTGGGCAAGAACTTCATTGGCTCTTTCTGGCAGCCAGATTACGTTTTTGCAGACAtctctttcttggagacGCTACCGGAGCGCGAGTTCATCAACGGTATGGCTGAGGTGATCAAGACTGCTGCTATTTGGGACGAGGCCGAATTCGCAAGACTGGAGAAGCACACAGAAGTTTTCTTAGAGGTTGTGAAAAATAGAAAGCCAGATAACACGGTGGACCTCACTCCTATTCTAGACCacattttcaagcttgtTTTGGGATCAATCAAAGTCAAGGCAGAGGTTGTCTCGCTAGATGAGAGAGAGGGCGGTTTGCGGAATCTTTTGAATTTCGGCCACTCCATCGGACACGCATACGAGGCCATCCTGACACCACAAGCTCTCCATGGAGAGTGTGTCGCGATCGGGGCTGTGAAGGAAGCCGAATTAAGCAGATACCTTGGTATTTTACCTCCTGTTGGCGTTTCTCGACTCGCCAAATGTTTTGCAGGCTATGGGCTTCCAATATCTCTGGACGACAAAGTTTTGCAGAGCAGAATTAATGGCAAGAAGTGTCCCGTGGAAGTtttgctcaaaaagatgTCTGTGGATAAGAAGAACGAtggctccaaaaagaagGTGGTTTTGCTTAAAAGTATTGGCGAATGCTACGAGCCAAAAGCCTCTTATGTCAATGACGAGGACCTGAGAGTGGTTTTAACTGACGAAATCCTAGTGAAGCCATTTAAAAATGTGCACCAGGACGTGGTGGTCACTCCGCCAGGCTCAAAATCTATTTCCAACAGAGCTCTGGTCATGGCTGCTCTGGGTAAAGGTGTCTGCAAGATTAAAAACCTGCTACATTCGGATGATACCGCCCACATGCTGACGGCAATGACGGCACTAAAAGCGGCCACTGTGTCATGGGAGGACAAGGGCGAAACGCTGGTTTTGAACGGGAACGGCGGCCAACTCGTGGCGTGCGACGAGGAGATTTACCTAGGAAATGCCGGTACCGCATCGCGATTCCTCACGTCTGTTGCCTCGCTCGTAGGCGTGAACGGTGACCTGGATCACGTGGTTCTCACGGGAAACAAATGGATGCAGAAACGGCCTATTGGTCCTTTGGTGGACGCTCTTCGGGAAAATGGTTCGAGCATTGAGTATCAGAACAATGAGGGCTCGTTACCGCTCAAGATTCGATGCGGAAAAGGGCTCAAGGGTGGCAGAATTGAGCTGGAGGCCACGATCTCATCGCAGTACGTCTCGTCAATTTTGATCTGTGCTCCATACGCTGACGAGCCGGTTACGCTGGCCCTAGTTGGTGGCAAGCCGATTTCCCAGCTCTACATCGACATGACCATCAGAATGATGAGCGCGTTCGGAATCCACGTGACTAAGTCGACTACGGAAGAGCACACGTATCACATCCCGAAAGGCAGCTATGTGAATCCATCCGAGTACGTTATCGAGAGCGATGCCTCATCTGCTACTTACCCCCTGGCGTTTGCTGCCATGAACGGCACAAAGTGCACTATTCCCAACATTGGTTCGGCCTCGTTGCAGGGCGATTCTCGGTTTGCTGTCGAGGTGCTCAAACCTATGGGCTGTATCGTGACGCAGACAGAGACGTCTACGACTGTGCAAGGTCCTCCGGTGGGCCAGTTAAAGCCTCTACCGCTGGTTGACATGGAGCCTATGACAGACGCGTTTCTGACGGCGTCTGTGGTTGCTGCCATTGCGAACGACCAGACTCAGACGACCTCGATTGTGGGGATTGCAAACCAGCGTGTCAAGGAGTGCAACAGAATTGCAGCCATGAGgatccagctggccaagtttGGTGTCAAGGCCGAAGAGTTGGAGGACGGTATCAAGATTTATGGAATCAACTACAAAGACCTCAAGACTCCTGAGAGGCCGGGAATTTATCCCTACGACGATCACAGAGTGGCTATGAGTTTTTCGCTGCTTGCTGGTTTCTGCAAAGATCCAGTGATCATCCAGGAGAGAAGGTGCACTGCCAAGACGTGGCCCGGCTGGTGGGACGTTCTGCACACCCAGTTTGGAGCCCAGCTGGACGGCTACGAGCCGGAGCACACGAAATCCGTTGTTGCACAGGGTAACGGCGACAGAAGCATTGTTGTAGTTGGCATGAGAGCTGCTGGCAAGACGTCGATGTCCAATGTGATTGCGCAGCGGATCGGCTTCAAGTACGTCGATCTCGATGACGAGTTCGAGAAGATTGTTGGAAAAACCGTCAAGCAGTACGTGCAAGAGACCAGCTGGGAGGAGTTCAGACggaaggagctggagcttACCAGAAAATACCTGACGGAGCACGGTAGTGGTCACGTGATCGCTACTGGCGGAGGCATTGTGGAGACGCCAGAGGCCAGAGAGTTGCTCAAGGGCTATGCCAAGACAGGCATTGTTTTGCATTTGCAAAGAGACATTGGCGAAACCATCTCTTTCCTTTCGGAAAAAGATACCTCAAGACCAGCGTACCAGGAAGAAATCCAGTCTGTGTGGCTGAGAAGACGCGGGTGGTACGACGAATGCTCGAATTACCACTTTTTCTCGCCTCATTGCGGCTCTCCGCAGGAGTTTGACACTTTGAAGCGGTCGATGGCGCTCTtcatcgaggagatcacCGGAATCAAGTCCGTTGAGGTGCCGCAGAAAACTTCTTTCTTTGTGTGTCTTACGTATCCAGACCTGAAGGAGGCTCTTGCGGATCTTGAAGACATTACCACCGGCTGTGACGCGGTGGAACTGCGTGTCGATCTACTCAAATCCTACGACGTCACAGATGTTTCAGAGCAGGTTGGACTTTTGAGAAATCACACTAGTTTGCCAATCGTGTTCACTGTGAGAAGCGTTTCGCAAGGAGGAAAGTTCCCAGACGGTGACTACGACAAAGTGCAGGAGCTGTGCGAGTTGGCGTTCAAATTAGGCGTCGGTTTCTTGGACCTCGAGCTGTCGCTTCCGGAGGGCCTATTGGATACCCTGTGCTCCAAAAGACGGTTCACTAAAATCATTGGGTCTCATCACGACTTTGCCGGTGCATTCAAATGGGACTCTGCCGAATGGGAGAGCAAGTACCTACTGGCAACACGTCTGAACGTCGACGTGGTGAAATTTGTTGGAATGGCCAAGGAGTATAAGGACAATTATCTTTTGGAGCAATTCAGAGAGTCTCACACAGAAAGACCTCTCATTGCAATCAACATGGGCCAATACGGACAATACTCGCGTGTGGTGAATCCTGTGCTTACTCCTGTGACTCACGAGCGTCTGCCAAATGCCTCGGCTCCAGGCCAGTTGAGCATCAAGCAGATCTTCCAGGCACGGTCGCTGATTGGACTGGAGACCCCAAAACACTTTTGTATAGTCGGTGAGCCAATTGGACACTCAAGGTCACCGGCCTTGCACCAAGCAGCCTACGAAGTGTTTGGCTTACCGCATACATTTGGAAAATTCGAAACTTCCGACGCCCAGCTGGTCAAGGAAAAAGTGCTGTCTGACCCCAACTTTGGTGGCTGTGCCATCACCATTCCACTAAAGGTCGACATGATGAAGTACGCCGACGAGCTTTCTGAGTCTGCCAAGACCATTGGTGCCATCAACACTCTGATTCCTCTTGGAAACGGAAAATTCAGGGGAGATAACACCGACTGGCTAGGAATCACGCAgtcgttcaccaacaaTGGCTGCACCTCCAAAATTACCGGCAACGGCCTGGTGATCGGTGCCGGTGGAACTTCACGTGCTGCTGTATTTGCTTTGCATCAGATGGGTTGCCAGAAAATATACGTTTTGAACAGAACGGCTTCCAAGATTGCAGATATTAAGGCCCATTTCCCGGAGTCGTACAATATCGAGATTCTCGATTCTCTCGAGTCcgtgaaaaaaatcgacCAGATTTTGCTTGTCGTGTCCACTATTCCAGGCtacaacgagatcgagctGGCTTTCCAGGAAAAGATCGAGACTGCCCTATCGAAAGGTGGCAGCCCCAAAATGCTTTTGGAAGCCGCTTACAAGCCTCTCGAGACCCCGATCATGAAGCTGGCTAGCACGAAGTACGGATGGAAAGTCATTCCCGGTAGAGAAATGCTAGTCAACCAGGGCATCCACCAGTTTGCTCGTTTCAACGGACTAAAACCGCCGTTCGAACCAGTCTATGAGGCTGTGATTAGATAA
- a CDS encoding Vacuolar protein sorting-associated protein 33, producing the protein MGVLFDTKTVPQTSLGDLAAIFRSIGVSGAANEHLLVLQHSLSRLIDSLTSFSNLKKLTKINKVVWIDEQNFDHEHMQTISPSIVFLCDGGFDILDAIAGILKRKIFPFNKTSKISLIVASRLPSTTDLAIENLGIKGDVKVYHWSSIRPIALESDILDLCLPQGGLGELFSGSINPLDQLAGSLLALVINSGYKVRITNTFIKGENSAKLWSIYQHKYQTHLTKVDPKTKKLIQDQDETLFVDQHSFFNRNVDFVCLDRSVDLVSAVLTQLTYTGLCHESLGVQLGMVSIPEENLKLRFGDFNDEIYQLVRDLNFSMVGSVLNSKARTLQAEYDKRNNLTDIEEMKKFVGELNNLKESQKWVQKHTVVAENILKSVKDGDQERQIPGLEVEMPNSNKFNAFVELQQEILSDSLDNKRNCAAILQYMYQFEPPLSEVLRLMILTSIVKRGVREPEYEHMKTEIYHMYGMDAFKILIRMKELKMVYPRESLSFLPTSMSEEVVTSTHQLIRDFSSIGNNLNLMPVSDTVDPANPQDADFGLPGYVPIITRLVEAIYSREFLAAPRDTRIRKYGWDNLDLSALDGELKQEFLVPETKKSLFNSSIPPKASQLADRKDLIIVTVVGGMTYSEISTIRFVLNKNPVTKPKQVIFLTPGIITGDDLIDSLRYK; encoded by the coding sequence ATGGGTGTTTTGTTTGATACCAAAACGGTTCCTCAAACATCTTTGGGAGATCTGGCCGCCATCTTTCGATCAATTGGAGTGTCCGGGGCAGCAAATGAACATCTCTTGGTGCTACAACACAGTCTTTCTCGACTGATAGACTCACTAACCAGTTTTTCTAATTTAAAGAAACTtaccaaaatcaacaaggtCGTATGGATTGACGAGCAAAATTTTGATCATGAGCACATGCAGACCATCTCTCCCAGCATAGTGTTTTTGTGCGATGGTGGTTTTGACATTTTGGATGCCATTGCGGGGATTTTAAAGCGCAAAATCTTTCCTTTCAATAAGACCTCAAAAATCTCATTAATTGTCGCCAGTCGGCTGCCTTCCACGACAGACCTTGCTATCGAAAACCTTGGCATAAAGGGAGATGTGAAAGTTTATCATTGGTCGAGCATCAGGCCCATAGCACTAGAATCCGATATCTTAGACCTCTGTTTGCCTCAGGGTGGCCTGGGCGAGCTGTTTTCAGGTTCAATTAATCCGTTGGACCAATTAGCTGGGTCTCTTTTGGCCCTGGTGATAAATTCAGGTTACAAAGTGCGCATTACGAACACATTTATCAAGGGAGAAAACTCTGCCAAACTTTGGAGCATTTACCAACACAAGTACCAGACTCACCTCACAAAAGTCGATCCAAAGACTAAAAAGCTCATCCAGGATCAGGACGAGACTCTATTTGTCGACCAGCACTCGTTTTTCAACCGGAATGTCGACTTTGTTTGTCTGGACCGGTCAGTCGACTTAGTCAGCGCCGTTCTTACGCAGCTCACGTATACAGGGCTATGCCACGAGTCTTTGGGAGTGCAGCTGGGCATGGTGTCAATACCAGAAGAAAATCTTAAACTTAGATTTGGAGACTTCAATGATGAGATCTACCAGTTGGTGCGAGATCTCAATTTTTCGATGGTGGGCTCGGTGCTAAACTCTAAAGCACGCACATTGCAAGCTGAGTATGATAAACGCAACAATCTTACGGACATTGAAGAAatgaagaagtttgttGGAGAGCTTAACAATCTGAAAGAAAGCCAGAAATGGGTGCAAAAACACACCGTGGTCGCAGAAAATATATTGAAATCTGTGAAGGACGGTGACCAGGAACGTCAGATCCCCGGATTGGAGGTGGAAATGCCAAACAGTAATAAATTCAATGCGTTTGTGGAGCTGCAGCAGGAAATATTGAGCGACAGTCTAGACAACAAGCGCAACTGTGCTGCTATCTTGCAATACATGTACCAATTCGAGCCGCCGCTATCGGAGGTGTTACGATTAATGATCCTCACAAGCATCGTGAAGAGAGGCGTCAGAGAACCGGAATACGAACACATGAAAACAGAGATCTACCACATGTATGGAATGGACGCGTTCAAAATTCTAATCAGAATGAAAGAACTGAAAATGGTGTATCCTCGCGAGAGTCTCTCATTTTTGCCGACGAGTATGAGCGAGGAGGTGGTTACTAGTACGCATCAGCTCATCAGGGATTTTTCGTCGATTGGTAACAACCTAAATCTTATGCCCGTCTCTGATACGGTGGATCCAGCCAACCCTCAGGATGCAGACTTCGGGCTTCCTGGGTATGTTCCTATTATTACCCGTCTTGTCGAGGCAATATACTCTCGGGAGTTTCTTGCAGCCCCGCGCGACACGCGAATCAGAAAGTACGGCTGGGACAATTTGGATCTTAGCGCATTGGATGGAGAGCTAAAGCAAGAGTTTctggttccagaaactAAAAAATCCTTGTTCAATTCATCGATCCCCCCCAAAGCAAGCCAACTTGCCGACCGAAAAGATCTCATTATTGTCACCGTCGTGGGCGGAATGACGTACAGCGAAATCTCAACTATCCGATTCGTGCTAAACAAAAATCCTGTTACCAAACCGAAGCAGGTAATTTTTCTTACCCCGGGAATTATTACCGGGGACGATCTGATTGACAGTTTAAGGTATaagtaa